The following are encoded in a window of Thiovulum sp. ES genomic DNA:
- a CDS encoding serine O-acetyltransferase (PFAM: Bacterial transferase hexapeptide (three repeats)~TIGRFAM: serine O-acetyltransferase), translating into MNFFTQIKKDYKAVVRNDPAIKSKIEIFSNYPGFWAIFNYRIANRVYKSGFKRTGRFIMGASQILTNIDIHPNAQIGNGVFIDHGFGVVIGETAILEDNILIYQGVTLGGTSLEKGKRHPTIKSGTVIGAGAKVLGNITIGQNSKIGANSVVVKDVPDNSTAVGIPARVVQKGRCVNPLSHDKLPDIDKELFEYLIKRVAILEHVLMKDNREILEKDLELDEIYDSFLRSVK; encoded by the coding sequence ATGAACTTCTTTACACAGATAAAAAAAGATTATAAAGCTGTTGTCAGAAACGACCCAGCAATTAAAAGTAAGATAGAGATTTTTTCTAACTATCCAGGATTTTGGGCAATTTTCAATTATCGAATTGCAAACAGAGTTTATAAATCAGGATTTAAGAGAACAGGTCGTTTTATAATGGGGGCATCGCAAATTCTCACAAATATTGATATTCATCCGAATGCACAAATTGGAAATGGTGTTTTTATTGATCATGGTTTTGGAGTTGTCATTGGCGAAACAGCAATTTTAGAAGATAATATTTTGATATATCAAGGAGTTACACTTGGCGGAACAAGTTTGGAAAAAGGCAAAAGACACCCGACAATAAAAAGCGGGACAGTAATTGGTGCGGGTGCAAAAGTTTTAGGAAATATCACAATTGGACAAAACTCAAAAATCGGTGCAAATTCCGTTGTTGTGAAAGATGTGCCTGATAATTCTACTGCGGTTGGAATTCCTGCAAGAGTTGTCCAAAAGGGTCGTTGTGTAAATCCTCTTTCACATGACAAATTGCCTGACATCGATAAAGAGCTTTTTGAATATTTGATAAAAAGAGTTGCAATTCTTGAACATGTTTTGATGAAAGACAACAGGGAAATTTTGGAAAAAGATTTAGAACTTGACGAAATCTACGATAGTTTCCTACGAAGTGTGAAATAA
- a CDS encoding 7-keto-8-aminopelargonate synthetase-like enzyme (PFAM: Aminotransferase class I and II) — protein sequence MYKRELEALKNKGLFRERKISEPHHTDLASNDYLGLSKNWDIFEKSVSEMRNFGERSPKASMLVNGYSQIHKDFEEKIAKMNRFQKGIVFGSGFLANFGVLEALQRKGDELFLDSEYHASGILITKCTKDFQIFTHNSAEDLENRLKNSSAKRKIVAVEGIYSMSGDILNRDIFDIADKYGAILLIDEAHSFGTVGKNLLGVFDYYEIEPKENHIKLGTLGKAVGSYGAYVLASENVISFLENRAKTVIYSTAPSLFETLISKNSIQFIYDNRKEFYSEIRERKDFFNQKLSIKRESLIFPIPMRSPEKAVETRNELLEEGFVVGAIRPPTVPKPILRVIPNLKISVVELEKFERILKEYIV from the coding sequence ATGTATAAGAGAGAGCTAGAAGCTTTAAAAAACAAGGGACTTTTTCGAGAACGAAAAATTTCTGAACCTCATCACACAGATTTAGCATCAAATGACTATTTAGGACTTTCAAAGAATTGGGATATTTTTGAAAAGAGTGTTTCAGAAATGCGAAATTTTGGAGAACGATCACCAAAAGCATCAATGCTTGTAAATGGATATTCTCAAATTCACAAAGATTTTGAAGAGAAAATTGCAAAGATGAATCGTTTTCAAAAAGGGATAGTTTTTGGAAGTGGATTTTTAGCAAATTTTGGTGTTTTGGAAGCTTTACAAAGAAAGGGTGATGAGCTTTTTTTAGATTCCGAATATCATGCAAGTGGAATTTTAATTACAAAATGTACAAAAGATTTTCAGATTTTTACTCACAATTCCGCAGAAGATTTGGAAAATAGATTAAAAAATTCGTCGGCAAAACGAAAAATAGTTGCGGTTGAAGGAATCTATTCCATGAGTGGAGACATTTTAAATCGTGATATTTTTGATATTGCTGATAAATATGGTGCTATTTTGCTAATTGATGAAGCACACTCTTTTGGAACAGTTGGAAAAAACCTTCTCGGAGTTTTTGACTATTACGAAATTGAGCCAAAAGAGAATCATATAAAATTGGGAACACTTGGAAAAGCGGTCGGAAGTTATGGAGCTTATGTTTTGGCATCTGAAAATGTGATCTCGTTTTTAGAGAATCGGGCAAAAACAGTTATTTACTCAACAGCTCCATCGCTTTTTGAAACTCTGATTTCAAAAAACTCAATTCAATTTATTTACGACAATCGGAAAGAGTTCTATTCAGAAATAAGAGAGAGAAAAGATTTTTTTAATCAAAAATTAAGTATAAAAAGAGAATCTCTTATTTTTCCAATTCCGATGAGGTCGCCCGAAAAAGCAGTAGAAACTAGGAATGAACTGTTAGAAGAAGGCTTTGTTGTTGGTGCAATTCGTCCGCCAACTGTTCCTAAACCAATCTTAAGAGTTATACCAAACTTGAAAATTTCAGTAGTTGAATTGGAAAAATTTGAGAGAATTTTAAAAGAATATATAGTTTAG